A region of the Passer domesticus isolate bPasDom1 chromosome Z, bPasDom1.hap1, whole genome shotgun sequence genome:
TTTTGCAAAGGCCATACCCATGTTTCTCCACACTGATAAAATCTGCTGCAGAATGTGACCACTTTTATTGGAAGTATGGTGGTGAGGTCCTTTTCAAAGATGGCATTTCTCcatgcagccagtgctgcttaGGTGCTCACAAAGTTTTTAGTAGCTGTGGGGAGCATCTCAGCACGTATTGCTACACACAAGTTATTAATTAGAAATCTCAAATGCATATCAAGATCACAGAATAATGGAactgtttgggttggaaggcacatCAAAGGACACCCAGTTCGACcccctaccatgggcagggacacctctcaCCATCCctggttgctccaagccctgtccagtctggccttggacacttccagggatggggcagccataGCTTCTCTGGggtaatttaattttctttcattctaGTTCATAAAAAACCTCAAAGTCAAACTTAGTGAAGCATATTAAGGAAGTACTATTTTTGAATGCTCTGATGGTGCATTTAGGAACTGGGGCTTTTAGGTTTTGTGTGCTTTGCCATTGATGAATTAGTGTGTTTTGGGTACTTTGGCAGCTACCTAGCTATTGTTTTCTAAAATTATtatgtcccttttttttttttaattgtaaggTCTTACTTCAGGCTTTGAAGTGTAATTTGTATTCCTTTTGAGAAGAGCGGGAGCTCAAAACCACAAGCACAACCCTTTGTGAAAGAAACCACACGAGCATGCCGATGCCTGATGTCTTTGTTCCTCTGCTCTGTCACGTGTGCACACCCATATTCTCTTCTTCCCTCATGGATACAATCATTCTTTgctgaagggaagaaaaagggacGTGGCATGAAGGAGACAGACCCCACCATTAACAGAAGGGTGAACCCTTCATGCATGTACACACATGGCTAAGTTTGGATTCATTCTAAGTTCGTTGCTTTGCAGGTGACAACCTCTTCTTTTAAAACACTCGTTATTTTCTTACTCAAGCAGCCAGCTAAATCCTAGATGTGTCTTCTTTTACTGTGTTGACAGGAAATTTGCCTGAATGAGTCGGAAGTTGTTCTGTGTGGCGGAGCTGAAAGCATGAGCCAGGCTCCTTACGCGGTTCGAAAGGTTCGCTTCGGAACCAGATTAGGAGCAGAGCTCAAGGTACTTCCTTTGTTCTGTGAGCAAAGCATTGCTTAGTATCAGGATTGTAGGCACTAAATCCTTGCAAATGAAATTATTGGAGATTAGACCCAGAATTTGTAGTTTAAAGTGTTTATCTAGTATTCAGACAGTGTCAAAACAGTAGGTTCAGGCCATCTGGTGAAGTGTGCcagttttccagctttttcaAAACCATTTTTGAGTTCCTGTTCCATGTTAAACATGCCAATAAATTCTTGGAGACAAAATTTAGTTCACTTGGTACATCCTCTGCAAGCACTATGTACAAAATGTCTGTGAAGCAGAGGCACACACAGTTTAAGCAAGTAATGCTGGCAGTAGATAGATAGACTGCTAAAGAGCACATATAGCTCCAAGCTGTGAACATCTCTCAATTTCAAAGTGGAACCTTGAAGTTAAATCCATTGACAAGCGAGTTAtctttacattttcttctgaaGATAAGTCCTAAGTGAATACTGTGGGAAATGTGCAGCAGGATAAATTAATAGCATGCCACCACTTACTCAGTAGGTCATAACTGACATCAGAATGCAAAATTAGGATATTTCAGTGTTTCAGccctttgggttttttctccctgctgTGTTTCCATTGTGAAGATGGTGAATATGATGTCCTTGGTTCTGTTCTTGTGTGGCACTGTCCTACAGGCAGCACCTTCACAAAGTTGCTGATACACCAAGTAGGTGCAGCTATGTTCTTACCATAAAGATAACCGAATTACACAGTGACAGGTGAATGAATGGTTTACCCTGCAGAACTTTACTACTGACAGAGATAGCAAAACCCATCTGAACTGACTGGATTACCTTTATCAGGTTGAGTGAAGGTAAACTTGGGTATCTTCTCCCCTGAGATGTTATACCCCCAGAAACATTTGACTCTAGTAAGGGGATTTTACCTGACAGTAGAGAAAGAGCTAAAGAATCATTAGGCTGTTGTGCCTTCTCACAGTGCCTCCCATTTACTTCCTGGCAACCAGTAAGTTTGCTCACAAGGGCtctaataaataattaatacaGAAGCAAAATACGCTGAAAtactaaaaatgtatttttaaagctttccCTGAGCCTCTTGGGGCCACGTGTGAGTGGAAAGAATTGCACTAGAGTGCAATGGAGATTAATTAGAATAGCACCCAAGAACTTGCACACTGTTTTTCACTGTGTTCATTCTAAGTCAGTAAATTATCTATAGGTAACCTGAATTAATTTTACCAAGAGCCATTAGTTTCTAAGAGACCGCTGAACAGTTAGAAGCTGTCTGTAATAAATATAGTATTTCCAtgctttctgattttcttcttctgatGTTCCACAGCTGGAAGACACGTTGTGGGAAGCCCTAACAGACACACATGTTAAAATACCTATGGCAGTGACAGCTGAGAACCTGGCTGCAAAATACAGCATCTCACGGGAGGACTGTGACCGGTACGCGCTCAAAACCCAGCAGAGGTGCAAAGCTGGTGAGTGAACCGAGCACTGCAGGCGTTCGTGTGACACCAGCCTCAAGTCTAGTCAGTTTTTAGCATTGGTTCAAAGTGTTCTCGGGGTTTCTCTGGCTCTTGGTGCTCCTGTCCTTCTGTTTGCGTGCTGTAATTTGTGATTTTGTTGGCCCCATGGTACAAATAACACACTCTTAGGGGGTTGACTTTGAAAATGTGCTGTGAAGTGTTGCACCCCTCAGAAGGATTAGTGGGAGGCCCTTTCCACTGCCTTCCCGTGCCTTCCTCAGGGACATTCCTTAGCTGTTGAGGCAGCAAACACCACTGGCCAGTCAcggctcagctcctgcctgagCAGGATTCATGTTGGTGAATGTCCTTTGTTGGTGCCCCTCTGGTGGGATGCAGCATTGTCCCAGGCATGCCTGACTGCActcctttctttcctctccaCGGCAGAACAGTCTTCCAAAGTGACCCACATCCTCCTTGTGAGCCAGCATGTGCTGTAATTCAGCTAAACCCTGTGCTTTCTTTTGCAAATTGAATGTTCTTGAATGCTTGAACAGTCAGAGCACATGGAATCTGAAGAGGGGATGTTTGTTTAGGAGCTGTGTTTTAAACTGTTCTCTGGGTGGTTTATGTGCCCAAAACCATAATTCAGAGGTGTTTAGCTCTGGGTTTCCAATCTAAGaaggacgtggagctgctgcagccagtgcagaggaggcagggagatgctgccagggctggagcccctctgctctggagccagcctggcacagctggggctgctcccctgcacaagagaaggctgcagggacacctgagagcccctgccagggcctgcaggggctccaggagagctgcccaggcactggggacaaggcctgcagggacagcacacaggccatggctgcactgccacaTGGCAGGCACAGAttttgggatgttgggcaggaattggtgtctgggagggtgggcaggccctggcccagggtgcccagagcagctgtggctgcccctggatccctggcagtgcccaaggccaggctggatggggcttggagcagcctgggacagtggaaagtgtccttggcagggggttggagcAAGATGGActttaagctcccttccaacccaaaccattccaggttTCTGTGACTCAGTTTCTGTGAAGTTTAGGCCAAAATCCAGTTGAATGTGCAGTGGCCATCCTGGGGCTCAACGTACATTGCAGGCCGGAGGTGAATATAAGGAAAGGTCTAAGCATTGTTTTAGATTCTAATGATGGTGCATTTTAACAGCTGCACTCTTGAAGGaagattttgtattttttctaatGGATGTAGAAGTGCTTTTTGTAACATTTCTTCATCATTTATTACCTTTTCTGCTTGTTCCTCTTGTTACCTAACTCCTGCAGCTAGAGCCTTTGCTAGAAACTGTGTTTCTTGTTTTCTAGGATCTTACCttgctgtttttatttctgcatgTAGGACCTGGTCATCTTATCCCACAGCAGAGAGAGAGCCCTGTGTGtaatcaggaaagaaaaaagtttttagGAATTTATTGAGAAGCCCAGAGGTAGCTAAACAACATCAGAACAGACATTGTCAGTTTTAAATCTCTGTCTCATGCTATATATTAGGCAATCTGGCCAGATGCTTTTTTGGGCATCTTAGGTGCCTCCAATGACTTGAATTGTTTTAGGTTGTTTAGGCAGCTGAATCCCATTCTGAGATTCCTGCTTGACAGTAAGAGCCTTTGGAGGATCACCTTGAGCAGGATTTTGATTGATATACAGTATTTTATCAACAGAAACAATGTGGCTCAGGAGGTTTTTAGCACATTCCTCTCTGAGTGAGATTTACATCTTGGTCATCTGAGAAATGACAGGGCTGTAaaataaagcagcaggaaaggggAATATGTACTAAAAATAAACCTAGTGGTTtagacaaaaaaaccaaaccagaaggACTTTAGCTATTTAAACCCGAAATAAACTTTCAGTATTTGAGGCTTTCTTTGGAGAAGTTTGACAGTGTACTTGTGTAGTTTTTGCCCAATTtcttaaaaaaccacaaaaaccaccaaaaaccccaacaataaataaacaaaataaagcatAAATATTGCTGTCCCTGAACTTTTGGTTTGAATAGAGCAAGAAGCTGTGTGCACATGAAAATATGATTGTTGGTCATGCTGAGAAATCATCTTGATGTTTTTATCAGgtccttttcattttcctttttgtggTTGCAGCTAATGATGCTGGCTACTTTAAGGCTGAGATGGCACCAATTGAAGTGAAGACAAAAAAGGGTAAGGAAAGCATGCAAAAGGAcgagcaccccaaaccccagaccACCATGGAGCAGCTGACAAAACTCCCATGTGTCTTTAAGAAGGATGGAACAGTCACGGCTGGGAATGCTTCAGTGAGTACATCAGCCCCCTGGCTTGGGCACATGTCCCCTCTGTGGCTCTCCAAATTTATTGCCACTGTTTTTATCTCTCACCGAGTTGGCTCCCAGTGGTGTCTCCTGACGAAAATGACTTCTAATTCTGCAGCTAGATGCCCCAGCTGACTCTCCCAGCCTCGTGCCAGGTGATCCTGGCAGGTGCCAGGGGATCCTTCAGTCAGCTCCTAAGTCCTAAATTTGATTCTGTGGATTGCCACTCATATTGCAGTAAGGCATTGGCATTTCCTCATCAGCTTTGAGTTGTGCAGTTGGGGCTGCAGTGGTTGTGTAGCCACTCTACTTTTTTGGGGGGCACTGGTAACTGAACTTACTTGCTTTAAACCTACATTTTTTCAGTGGGCATACTGCTGCTGCTCATCTTTGTACCACAGCTACTGTCCTCACTCCCACAAACCACATTTTGGTCTTACCCAGAATATACTCAGTGCTTAGCAGCATGTCATTGTGGACTGTTCCTCTCACAGTCATTATCTTAATTAATTGATTAAAGTTCTTTGGGCCAGATGGAGTGCTGTGATCATAGTCTGAATTCATACCTAAAATAGATCATAGCCACAGTAAGTGTGGGTGTCTGTAAAGTATCTTTTATAATTAATAGCACATACATTATCCATTATTAATAATGTTCTTGCAAGTCAGCAGAATCATATTTCCAATGCAGGAAAGACTTAGTTTTCTAACACACTGGAATTCATGaaacatttatatatatttaacttTCTTTCCCCAAGATTGTTTTCCGTTGTTTTGAAGAAACATTGTTAAATGTTAATTATAGTACCTTAGACTCAAGCCGATTTTGGGGGTTAAAAAGtgtgaggatttttttgtttctttgtattttctcACTGAGAGTGCTTCTCTCTTACTGCCAGGGTGTGTGTGATGGCGCTGGTGCAGTCATCCTTGCCAGTGAATCAGCACTTAAAAAGCACAGTCTCACTCCTCTGGCAAGAGTAGTAGCTTATCACTCAGCTGGCTGTGACCCTTCCATCATGGGCATTGGTGAGTTGCAATAAAGCACATCATTTACAGCATAAAGCAGCACTAAAATGTTCTTGCCATGGGCATTCtaaaggaaggaaaggatgCTTCACTGTGCTCAGGCTGGTGGCTCTGAAGGTGTTTGTGTGTCCTGCTGTCCAGCCCGCTGTGTCAGTCCATCCCTGTTGTGCACAGGGACAGATTTGCTCCTCAGTTTGGCTGGAAGGGTGTGAGCAGTGTCTGACCCACAGTAATAGCATGAGCATAGTCCCCCAGGCTCTTCCTTCTTCCCCTTTTTTACTGTCTCTTTTAGTCAAGGAAACAAACACTCAGACATTTTTGTAAAACCGTTTTCTCCTAAAATTCACTTTTGTTTCCTGTAAGCTCTAAGTCCCTTAATAAAATGTGCAACTTTGAGTTGCCTGCCTCACCTGTTGCTGATGGGGTACTGTGACCTTTCAGCAGTTACTCAGTGGCTCAGGCTGCTTGGATCCCAGGATATGCATCTGTTCAGGTATTGCTAGGGAAAACAAACTCTTTCTTTGTTGCTTTAGTCCcatattttctgtttcctcattaggtattttctgtttcctctcttaGAGCAAACAGTCCCTCAAAGCCAATCCAGACACCACAGGATTTTTCCCTTCACTTTAGTTTGCAGACAGCATTGTATCCCAGCattgcttttcctctctgtgctcTGTTCAGAGGAGCTGTTGTTGGCAGGTTCTGTGTGTCAGTAGAAATGCAAATGAGGCATTGTCAGATTTGTTTTCCTGCTCAGACTGTCTGACTGACACAGCCTTCAAAGCAAATGTGgagggagggtttttttttttttgcgggACTTGGTGCTGGCATTGTTCTTCCTAAACCAGCCCATTCTCTCTAGCTCGGGCAACTCTTCTAGCTTGTTTAAAAACTTCATAAATCATATGGAGGATCACTTAGTATCCCAACTCCTTCACACCACAGCTtgtccccagcagctcagagagaCCAGATGAGGCTTATTGACGTGACAGCAGCAGATCTGACAAACAGGAGCTCAGTCTGAGCCACTGTCCTTTCACATACTGATAGCAGGTCCTGTCTCACAGTGTTCAGTGAGAGAAttcattgttttaaaaaagagagagagggggaaaagttTACTTGGCTGTCATTAGGGGTCTTTGTGTTGTCTACATGAGACCCTGCCATTACTCTGATGCGTAACAGGCATACTAAAATCCTTCCCTAATAAGATGCACTTAGTCTGGTGTTAAGCTGCCTGGGGCTCCCTGAAACTCCACTGAGCTCTGAACTGGGCCCTtacttcttttaatttttctatctttttggtaattttacttattttatgtatttattcttTGAGCTGTGTGTTTTCAACGCCGTTTTTTGGTGGTGTTGTAGCATTTAGGATTGTTGGTGTTTTGGAATGATCAGCCACCACCCAACATCTCAGTATGTTTCTCCTACAAGCATGTATTTGATTAACCCTTCCAAATTCTCTTGGAGTGTGTGTTTCCTTAGGTAGCTGTGTTTGGGATTAATTTCCCTTAGTAGTTTATATTAGGTTATGGAAGGAAGCTTTCTTCCAGAGGACGGTGTTGTTGCCAAACTCTTAGTAGTCTGAAACCCAAAATCTTACTTTCTTCAGTTGTCCATGTCGTGGTTCTGAGGGAGGATTTAATTGTTTGGAATAAATGAATTAAATGTTTGGCTTTTTACTAGAAGATTTTCAGCTATATTAAGAACACCAAAACAACAATACCCATAACTAATCACATGACCAGCAAACTCTAGAGCAGCctgtatttttcccattttgtttACCTGGAGGCTGCAAGTTGTGAGGAAAGAATAAATAGAACCAAGTACTGGGAAGGAAAATGCCTCAACCATTgtgaagttgttttttttttacctgggGGCTGTCACTTCTCTTGACTCAAAAGCTCTGTGCGCTGCAGTAGTGACACTCTTGGCTTTCCCTGACTGTATGCTGGCAAGGAGACCCAAGTAGTTTTGAGATATAGGAGCTCtcttatataataatataaatattatatttatgATAAAGCAGGTGAGTGACATATCCAGAATTCATTGTCTGCACAGAGGCTTGTGGGAGGGGTTCTCATGAGGCTTTATGAATTTATCCTATGTAAAACAAGTTTCTAATacttaatttaatatttttttttaatttaactaACTGCATGTGGTTTCCAAACAGGCCCTGTACCTGCAATAACAGAGGTTTTGAAGAAAGCAGGACTGACCCTGAAGGATATGGATTTAGTAGAGGTGAGATGTTTTTACAAGAGCAGTGATTTTACCCCTTATCTTTTTAGCAGAAGGATTCCACTCATGCCATGTAGGTGTTGTTGCCTGTCAGGAACCTGCCTGACCTCTGTCCATCCAGTTTCTGCTGCACAGTCACCTCAAAAATTCCAGGCACGTGGAAACTGGAAATGGTGTGATCGCATTCTGTGGAACAAAAATATCCTCATGTGACATGATGTTTTACTCCGTTGGCTGGACTGctcatgtttttatttatgaTACATGTGAACAGGGCCTTGTTCTGTCAGAGCAGCAGGCTGTTCATGGACCCACTGCCTCAGAACATACTGtactttttttttagaaaatacacCTCATACTTGCTCAGTATTTGAATTTAGTTGGGTTAGATTGACAGATGTATGTTGGCTGAGCATGCTGTTACAAACACAGCATTTAACATTTCAGAAGGACCTGGAGGACCAGTTCACCTCATTTAATCTTGTTTGCACACATACTGCTGAAGGCTGGTGTTAAAGTTCTGTCCCTTCTCTGGTGCTTTAGGTAAATGAGGCATTTGCACCTCAGTATCTGGCTGTGGAAAAGGTGTTGGGCCTTGACCCTGAGAAAACCAACGTCAACGGAGGTGCCATCGCCATCGGGCACCCTCTGGGGGCCTCGGGGTCCCGGATCACAGCTCACCTGGTGCATGAGTTAAGGTATGCACACAGACAGCAGCGTGGGTGCACAGCTGGTGGATGGATTTATGCCTGCTGGATGGATTTTGAGCACGGGTACCATGAGACTGAACTCTTCCAGTCAGCCAGCCTAAAACTCTCCTGGCTGGAATGGGCCTCTTTCTGTACGGATTTGccacctctgtgctgcagggcaggtcCTGCACTTGTCTCACATCCCATCCTGTTACGACAGCATTCATTAGTTCACCTAAATCTGATAGTTCACCTAAGCCCACAGGAGCCTGTGAGAAGGTTTCATTTTTTTGAAATGGCTTTTGAGCAAAGTCTGTTCTCTTCTTAATGTGGTgcatttcatagaatcatggagtcctagggacatcttccactatcccaggtggctccaagccccatccagggatgccagggatggagcagccacagctgctctgggcaccctgtgccagggcctgcccaccctcctagccagcaattccttcccaagatcccatctgTCCCTGTCTTCTGacagtggaagccattcccctttgcCCTTTCTCTCCTGTGTGAGAAGTCCCTCTCCAGTCCTTTAGCTACTGGAAGGGGATGCTTTAAAAGACTTTGTTGTCACCTGCTCTCTCCTTTAACCCATTTTCAGAAATTCTGGCTCTTTTAGCTTGCTTAATATGCTTAGCAGCATTTTAATTCCCCCCTCAGGGTAGAGATCACTGTGTCTCTTTGGTTGTATTGCAACACTGTCTTAGTGCTCAGCCATGAAACTTCAGATCATTTGCACCTTGCAGAACTCTTGGAGTGTGGTTGTACGAAACCTAGCATTTAAAAACTACCTCAGCAGTGTTCAGGTAGTTTAAAAACTGCTCCAGAAATG
Encoded here:
- the ACAA2 gene encoding 3-ketoacyl-CoA thiolase, mitochondrial, with amino-acid sequence MALLRGVFIVAAKRTPFGTYGGLLKDFSATDLTEHAARAALAAGKVPPEIIDSVVVGNVMQSSSDAIYIARHVGLRVGVPISVPALTVNRLCGSGFQSIANGCQEICLNESEVVLCGGAESMSQAPYAVRKVRFGTRLGAELKLEDTLWEALTDTHVKIPMAVTAENLAAKYSISREDCDRYALKTQQRCKAANDAGYFKAEMAPIEVKTKKGKESMQKDEHPKPQTTMEQLTKLPCVFKKDGTVTAGNASGVCDGAGAVILASESALKKHSLTPLARVVAYHSAGCDPSIMGIGPVPAITEVLKKAGLTLKDMDLVEVNEAFAPQYLAVEKVLGLDPEKTNVNGGAIAIGHPLGASGSRITAHLVHELRRRGGKYAVGSACIGGGQGIAVLIENTA